From Hypanus sabinus isolate sHypSab1 chromosome 26, sHypSab1.hap1, whole genome shotgun sequence:
agataggtacatggagcttaggaaaatagagggctataggtaagcctagtaatttctaaggtagggacatgttcagcacaactttgtgggccgaatggcctgtaccactgtaggttttctgtgtttctatgcttTTACTACAGACACTCTCCCTGTCGctatctctccccccacccactgatTCTCCCTCAAATACTCTTCCCCCCCCACTAAGTCTCCCAGcacacctgccccccccccaggcTCTTGCTGTGCACTCCCCATCTGGACTTACCCATTTCTTGTTGGAGCTTGCTGTGCGTTTCCTGCTGGCTCTGAAGCGCCCCCTGCAGGTCCATCTCCAGCTGTCGGATGCGGTGATCACGGTTCCTCTGTTCCAGCTCCGGTTCCAAAGAACtgccggtggggggagtgtggacgGAGAGGGGACAGGGAGTCGCATGTGGTTGTGTGGGGCAGAATACAAATCCTCACTCTCCGCTCTTCAAGcctccacctccctcccccactctctctcttttaCTTCCCCTATCTCCCTCTCTTTGCCCTACCCTTTCCTCCACCCCCTTCCCTTCCTTTGTCTTTGCCGCAATTCACCCCCACCaatctttatccctctctctctctgtctttctctcgcTCTGTATGTCCGTCCCTCATTTTCttactctctccctgtctctttctcacactctctcctgctcatctctctctccccttctgtctccctccctttctctctccccccctctctctcaccctcttcctctcactctctccccctcagtccctctcattccctctctccctcactctccctttccctgtctcaccccttccctctctctctccctgggatAGCATGCATTCAGGTCccttcagcccttcgagctgtggtGCCCCATGCAACCCACCAGTCTAACCCTGGCCGAAACACGGGACAACTCAAATGCCCAGTGAACCTCGTGACCAGCCGTGAGCGTGTGAACGGAGCTGGTGGCTACGATTTTGATTTgtacgtttaagagaagtttggatatggtTGGTAGGGGTGTCGAAggcgatggtcccagtgcaggtcgatgggagtgggcAGGTTAAATGGTCCAGCATGGACTAGACGGGCCGAAGAGCCCGTTTCTGCGCTGTATTCTCTACGACTCTTTGGACCCTGGGAGGAAAGTGGAACACCCAGAGCAAATCCACGCGGTCCAGATGGAGAACGTAGAAATTCCTTACAGAGGAAGCTAGAGTCGAGCTCTGAACTCTGGGACTCCCCCCGCTGACCGCTACATCCCGTAGTACCCTCGCTGGGTCTTACCTCGCCACCAGCACATCGTAACCCTCTTTCAGCAGGTCtcgctccctcttcctctcctccgCCTCCATCTGTAACTGAACAGGGTCAGGGTTCATGCACCTGAGCCCAGGTTACCCCAAACCTCCACCTCTCCCTTCCCATTAACCCCCTCACAATtacccctctgcctccacccatcTCCAACTCCTCACCTGGACTCccgcctccctcctcctcctccgtcTCTGCTCACCTCCAACCCCTGCCCGCAAATCTTTGGCCTTCCAGCTCGCTCCCCCCGTTCCGGGCGGGGCCCCTACCTGTTCCAGCTGGCGTTGCCCGAGCGCCGACTGCTCGAGGCGGGACCCCAGGATCCGGGTCAGCTCCCGCTCCTCCCTCAGCGCCCTCAACGCCTCCCGTAGCTCGGACATGGCCCCCGTGCCCTCGGCACTCGGCCTCTGCTGGGACTGAAGATGGGCACGTCAGCGGAGGGAGGGAGACTCAAGGcgaggaggaggagggaaggacaatggagaggaaggggagggagaagtgtGCTGGAGAGCGAAGGGAATGGAggagtgggtggaggaggaggagggattggtgaaagggggggggagtgtgagaagggagaggggatgagGACAGGGACGAGGAGGGATCGAGGCAAGGAGGAGGGAGTGAGGTTCATGGGTGGAGGGAGGGATAGAGGGGCAAAGGATGGGGAGGAAAAGAGTAGGGAAAGTGAGGGATGAGTGTTGAGGGGGCAATGAGGAGGGGTGAGTGTTGAGGAGAGGATGAAGGATGGTGAGGAAGGGGTGAGGGTTGAGAGAAGATGAGGGAGAGGTGAGGGATGAGGAAGGAGGGGTGAGTGTTGAGGAAAGGGATGATGAAGGAGGGGTGtgttgagggggagggaggaggaaggggtgagtgttgagggggagggaggaggttgaTGACAGGAAGTTCAAGGACCTACCTCCATCTCTGAGttgaggtactgagggagagaaagtggggtgtgtgggagggagaggggggagaggcagTTGTCAGAGTGAGAGGAAGATAATTGAGTGTTTAGTGACACAACTGTGCTCTCTCCCTCAGCCTCACAATGAAAGGGTCTGGGGTGGATGTCCCGGGAGACAGGTCCCATCCCACCCTCTCCACCACCTCCCACCCCCTCAACACCTCCCACTCCCTCACCACCTCCCACTCCTtcaacacccctcccactccctcaccagctccaccattccctctcctccacctcCCACTCCCTCAACACCCCTCCCATTCCCTCACCACCTCCACCATTCCCTCTTCACCACCTCCCACTCCCTCACCACCTCccactccctcaccacccctcccattccctcaccacctctcccactccctccccaccccccactccctccacacccccccactccaccacctcccattccctcaccacctctcccactccctcaccacctctcccactccctctccacccctcccactccctcacctctcccactccctctccacctctcccactccctctcctccaccTCCCACTCCCTCAACACCCCTCCCATTCCCTCACCACCTCCACCATTCCCTCTTCACCACCTCCCACTCCCTCACCACCTCccactccctcaccacccctcccattccctcaccacctctcccactccctccccacccccccactccctccacaccccccccactccaccacctcccattccctcaccacctctcccactccctcaccacctctcccactccctctccacccctcccactccctcacctctcccactccctctccacctctcccactccctcaccacccctcccattccctcaccacccctcccattccctccccacccccNNNNNNNNNNNNNNNNNNNNNNNNNNNNNNNNNNNNNNNNNNNNNNNNNNNNNNNNNNNNNNNNNNNNNNNNNNNNNNNNNNNNNNNNNNNNNNNNNNNNNNNNNNNNNNNNNNNNNNNNNNNNNNNNNNNNNNNNNNNNNNNNNNNNNNNNNNNNNNNNNNNNNNNNNNNNNNNNNNNNNNNNNNNNNNNNNNNNNNNNctctcatctcctccggcagggagtccacctgccactgacccactaagagtccggaacatttcgcccagttgatcctggcggaggatgctgccgagaaaatgtcttggcactcgcgcatcctccgcaggtcactgggatctgtcatcatgaggagtacatcatcggcgtaggccgagaggacgacctccatgtccggttcgcgtagaaccagacctgtcagccttcgccgtaggaggctcaggaatggctcgacacagatcgcgtacaattgaccggacatggggcatccctgacgtactCCTCTTCTGAAGGGAATGGGCGCTTCCAGCAatccattgaccttaacaaggcactctgcggcagagtagaggagccgaactcgggccacaaagtgtggtccgagcccaaaggcctgcagagtgcccaccaggaaactgtggtctacccggtcaaacgccttctcctggtcaagagaaagaaacgctgCCGGGGTCCCAGTCTCCTGgtacaggtggatcaggtcccgtactaggtggacattgtcctggatggagcagcccgggacccagtctcctgctgcaggtggatcaggtcccgtactaggtggacattgtcctggatggagcggcccgggacccagtctcctggtgcaggtggatcaggtcccgtactaggtggacattgtcctggatggagcggcccgggactgtgtaagattggtcaggatgaatcacctgtctcagtcctgaaccaagacggttggccattgcccgggcgaagatcttgtagtccgcgcacaagagggagaccgggcgccagttctttagcaggcgaaggtctcccttcttgggcagcaggaccacgacagctctccgccatgagaggggcaattccccggtggctaggctctcccctacaacaaggctgtaatcgacccccaagacatcccaaaaagcctgataaaactccacactcagaccatctaagccaggGGATTTACCCCTCCGGAGTTGCCGAAGGGCAGCAGACAGCTCCTCCCCAGTCAGGGAGGCGTCCAGACGCGCTGCGTCATCGGGGCTGACCTTTGGTAAAtcttcccagacctcactgcacgcccccgcatttgacggatccggtgagaataaggaccgatagaaagtgcggacttcttcgataatttcgtcaggatccgtgatggaggagccatcagcagccaatagctccaccagctgcttttgaactccccgccacttctccaacgagtagaagaagggtgagccgcggtccaaatcttgcagcatttggatccgcgacctcacatatgcacctcgggactgctgaagctgcagattcctgagtgcgtccttcttctcctggtattcctgccacgTTTGATGGTCTCCACCGGTCGAACCAAGACGGGTCTCCAGGTCAAGCAACGCTCTCTCAAGCCGCTCAATCTCAGAGTCCCGCCTCTTTGTCGACCCcctagtgtactcccgacataaaaaccggatgtgggccttgcccacatcccaccacagccgtagggagcagaactctctccgtctctctctccaggcggcccagaacgctcggaatgaatcatggaatcggctgtcctccagcagccggttgttaaagtgccaatacccggatcccacccgagggtgcagaggagtaaattccatccacacaaggtgatgatccgagcacgacaccggccgcatggaggaagccgacacgcgggagacataagcccgagagatatacaggcggtctatccgggaacccccctctctcgatcttctggagaaggcgctagagtcggggtgaagattccgccagctgtccaccaagtcaaaggagccgactagCTCCTTTAACTTTTTCGCTGATGCCGGGTCGCGCTGGAGGCCCGAGcggtcctccacctcgagggtacagttgaagtctccccCGAGGACGACGCAGTCCCCCAGGtcgatggaactcagcaaggtggacagctgacagaataggcgcgtctgcatcaccccgcgcctcggagcgtacacgttgataaaatgtaacggtacaccatccaggcgcacagccaggtggagcagacggccgggcacagcatcttggactcctacgatttctggccggaaggttggggccaacaggatcgccaccccactagagttggagctaaggtgactcatgtagaccccgccctgccactccaggagccaagcggactcgtcccccggggtggtatgggtttcctgcaggaaactcaccgcgtatctcccgtccctgaggactgagagattgttatacctgcggagagagcccctgctaccatttacattgagtctagctatggtaagcttcatgtcggaagcacactaggcctcagcaccagtccccttcccactgagagcgatggcgccctcagccgcactctcccgaagaaaaccgagaatatcctttgctttccgggcccgactgctaccatcgctaccctgtgacccaccatctcccgaaggagcgaggctgcttttcatcctgatgtcccgcaccaggtcatccaggaaggatttcagctgccgcctgtcattccctgacacagcattcctcttccccttccccttccgtctgaggatgaccctcagggacttcaccagcctcggcatgctaggccagcgaagcgaggctagtttaggccgatgctttgcaccaacggaggagtgaataaactctctgatctcctccacaggtatcaatggggacttctctggaggggtgaggatgtccattgtctcgctgtcaaatgaatccccctccaacccctcactgcagacagatccccCACCGTCCTCCTCAGGTGGTGTATAAGGTGGCTGCCCCTGTAACCTACACTGCACAGTGGGTACCTCCCCCATACCTTCCCGCTCCACCGTCGCAGCAGTCTTACCCACAGTTGCGACGATGGAGGGAAAACCCCAAGggactccctgcaggccattagttgatggggtcggcatgcaggttacatcaccctccccaggagacaggcgtgaaggggaccccagcagctctggCCCAATGGATTCACTGGCAGCCTGATGCTGACTGTGAGAGAGCCTGGTCTCCTCTCCACCTGTACTACTTAATACATTTGCCTCCAAGGAGGCGCTGActgctaagtcctgggtggagggctccaggtctgttttaggcgtgcaaacaggcccagcactagcttcatgcataaccacaccacccaccccaggactggtgtctacatctggggattcagggttagacacaactcCCACCTGGATCCCCACCCCTGTCTGGGACTCCCCCTCATCTGCATTCTCTGCTCTCTTGGGGGAAcaatcccatctcctcttcaagccGGAGGAGCACACAGGTGCAGAATTCACCGACAGCGCGGTACTCTCCGCTCCTATCGCCCCGTCCAGCCGTACGCTTCCCCGAGTCTCCCCCTCCACCTCAGGGCAAATGGGCGTgagctctgcggtctcgggggccgacttcttcacgtgtttcgacttcttcctcgctttcttgccccgcccggactccaccccgtccctcgcctgaacctccccacacgtagccccaggatcacccgcctgaaccacaggggtaggagcagacgtaggaataggggcagggttagagacagggtcaggggcaggagcaggggtCGGCACAGGTGTTGGAGCAGGgatgggatcaggggcagaggtagctggggcactggttcccgaagtggactctctgggttttcgggtgctaggacagtccctccgaaagtgccccacctccccgcacgcatggcaccgtgggcgctcagagctccaatacacctgTTAATCCACCCCCCCGTGCCGgacagtaaaccggccctcaacttcgtcctccctttccagtttcatgaatacctgtcgccggaaagagattacggtccggagggtgcgcctcctgaatttgtgcctgatggcagttatttctgaccgtacttgccccaagcgggccaatgcgggaagcaggtcctcgttggggatgaaaggctgtacgtgaccgaggacgatgcgttgtgtgggagctgtcactagctccatctgtaaaaagatgttctccaccgtgatccctctactgagggcccgatgcaccaactcatcattcctcaggtaaaacaccgccttcccgaactccttctcagcggccaaaacaccatctctccccaacaagtcctccatggcctccgcgcacttttccagggtagttccagttcgcaaaatacattgcaccccgcgttcaactttcaccgcccgaaacagggcgttgtccgaggccggagaggcagccgcctttgcataactccccGAAGGCCTGCGACTCCCTGTAGACCGGTCCGGCATGTTACTTGTGTGTCCGAACCGAGAATGATACGGTGGTGCAGGTTATAAAGTCTCGGAGTGAATTGAGTAACTGGTgggaaaagtttgtactcgacggtaccttgctggcccaatgccagaaattccaacgccaggaaaggctccgttagtcctgtagaaacttccaggccgtgagaggtcgagacgtCCCAAACGACGGTTCGGCTCCAACACCGAACGAGAATCCCGAcgatagagatggaaggaggttgccccGATGTCAATGGGGACAAACAACGTCGTTTGCCTCCGGTTTTGGGAGCGAAACTGCTTCACGGCGAGTTGCCAGCCGCCACAGCAGAGTGCTACGCAGTTCGAGGCCGTAAACGAACCccgtccaaactggcagaaaaactccaaacgaagctTCCACTCTAAACCAGCCGCTCACTTAGAAGTTCAAGGGACGTTGGAAACCAATTTCCAAGCCATTCAAGACCTTCATAAAGTAGTTTATCCCCGATTTCTCCCAGCGCAATCAGAacagctccactctgtgtctgaccccgggagtgtgtgatgggacggtgtggagggagattcactctgtgtctgaccccgagagtgcgtgatgggacggtgtggagggagcttcactctgtgtctgaccccgggagtgtgtgatgggatggtgtggagggagattcactctgtgtctgaccccagggggctgtgatgggacggtgtggagggagtttcactctgtgtctgaccccgggagtgtgtgatgggacggtgtggagggagattcactctgtgtctgaccccgggagtgtgtgatgggacggtgtggagggagattcactctgtgtctgaccccaggagtgtgtgatgggacggtgtggagggagattcactctgtgtctgaccccaggagtgtgtgatgggacggtgtggagggagtttcactctgtgtctgaccctgggagtgtgtgatgggacggtgtggagggagattcactatgtgtctgaccccgggagtgtgtgatgggacggtgtggagggagtttcactctgtgtctgaccccgggagtgtgtgatgggacggtgtggagggagattcactctgtgtctgaccctgggagtgtgtgatgggacggtgtggagggagattcactatgtgtctgaccccgggagtgtgtgatgggacggtgtggagggagtttcactctgtgtctgaccctgggagtgtgtgatgggacggtgtggagggagattcactatgtgtctgaccccgggagtgtgtgatgggacggtgtggagggagtttcactctgtgtctgaccccgggagtgtgtgatgggacggtgtggagggagattcactctgtgtctgaccctgggagtgtgtgatgggacggtgtggagggagattcactatgtgtctgaccccgggagtgtgtgatgggacggtgtggagggagattcactctgtgtctgaccccgggagtgcgtgatgggacggtgtggagggagcttcactctgtgtctgaccccgggagtgtgtgatgggacggtgtggagggagattcactctgtgtctgatcgtGTGACTGGACAGTACTGACACAAACACCAGGGACACTATTGTAAACTCTATACTTTATTTACTAATGGATATGCATTGACTCTCTAGGCAACCCTCAGTCCCTCTTCATCCTCTTGCTTCTCCGCACCGCCACCGCATCGTGCTTCTTCTTCTCCACATGGATCCAGGTCCTGGGGACAGGGGAGTTCCTGCCTATCCCAGCCTTCTCTGATGCCCTCGCACAGCTTAGCACTTGCCCACTGGAGAGCAGGCCCAGGCTCCGGGCCTCATCCTGTGGGATCCTCCAGCACGCTCTGTCCTCCAGCTTGACGGCCACCTCACCCTCTCCACAGCCATCCCTGATGGACATGGGATCCTGAGGAAGGAAATGGCCATGAGAAACATTCCCGGCACCCTGGCATGGAGTAGGGGCCTTACCTTCGGCCTGGGCCTCGCTGTGGGCCTGAGCCACTGTTAGGGACTTGATTTGAGTCTGGGCTTCAGCTGAGCCCATGATTTGGGTTTGTGCCTCTACCTTGGCCCTAATTTGGCTCTGGGCTAGAGCTGGGGCCTTGATTTGGGCTTCATCCCCCATTAAGCCACCAATTTTGCCCTGGGCTTCATTTGGTCCCCTGTTTTGAGTTTCAGTCTCAGTTGAACCCCTCATTTGGGTTTGGGCCTCACTTGATTCCATGATTTGGGCCTGGGGTTCAGTTGGAGCCTTGCTGTCGGCGTGAGCCACTGCTAGGGCCTTGATTTGTTTCTGGGATTTCGATAAAACCCTGCTTTTGGCTTGATCATTTGCCTGGGCCCTGATTTGAGCTTCTGCAGTTGAGGCTCTGTTTTTGCCCTGGGATTCAATTGGGCATCTAGTTTGGGCCTTATCTCCAGTTGGGGCCCAGCTTTGGATGGAGCCTTTAGCCTGTCTGTCCTGCTGCCCTGAGGCTGGCATCCCAGCATCAGTCAGGCCTGATGGCCCAGTCCTACAGTCTCTGCTGACAATGGGGCCATGTGATCCAGGTTGAGATACCCCAGGGCTGAGGGGAGGGGTCTGACAGACCCTCTGGAAGGATTCGGGGGGCAGGACAGTCGGTGGGGGAGGCTGGACCAGAGCCTGGGCATTGACTGAGGAGGATGTGCACTGGCCGTGGGCTGACTGCAAGGCCAGGCGCTGGAGGTGGCTGGAGTAGGAGCAGTCCTGCCCCAGAGGGGATAGCAGGAGTTCCgggaggggctgagtggcctcggGTTGGCGGGCcaggggtggggaggggcagCGGAGGATGGGGGGCACAGTTGGTTGGCCAGATACAGCCTCCGCTGTCGGGGTCTTTGAATCctgtggagaggagagagggggcgAGTTAGtgaggagaaggaggagtgatAGAGGAAGGGGGTAGGTGTCAGGAAGAGTGGagcaggagaaggttcaggatgGTGAGGGATGGAGGGCAGGTATTAGTGAAGGGGGTAGCAAGGGAATttgaggggggaaggggagagagcagAAGTGagatgaggggagagggaggggaagagggatagAGATAGCGGGTTTAGTGAAAAGGGAGGTATGAGGGTAACGGGGAACGAGTTGGGAATAGAGCAGGAGGAAGGGTAGGGAGGAGGtgagcagcagaaaggaaagggTGAGGGGCTGTTGCTGAGCAGAGGTGATGGAGGGAGTAAGGAAAcacggagggggagaggaagggagggagagagggagggagagagggagggagagagggagggagagagggagggggggcgGTTAGGGAGCAGAGGGCTGGTTGTTGAGGGTGGGAATGATGGGGAGATATACGGGGTCAGATACGAGAGGCATTttgaaaggggagggagggggtgttggCCACTTCGCTCTTCCTCCCTCTTATCTCCGCTCAAAATGCACCATAACTCCCTCAGATCCACACgctctccctccttcccacccccactccctccctctctcatccccttcccactctccattctcccccttccccaaaataaaacataggagcaggattagtccatttggcctatcaactctgctctgccatttcatcctggctgatccatttccctctcggcCTTTCCTTGTACCCTcctcttttctctctccactctctcccctttctctcactCTAACCTTACCCCTTTCTCCCATCTCGCCCCTCTTTCTCCCCCACTTTATCTCTctacctcctcccctttctctctccctcttccctctgcctttctgctctctctcccctctccctcttcatAACCCCTCTTTCCCTCACCCTCCCATActcatccctcctcatctcccacttccccttcccctctctttctttctctctctcccacttcctgtcttccttcccccctctcccctctctatttctccccttcacccctctcccccatctctttctctctctttccgcATTCCTCCCTCACCTCGGCCTCCGACGCTAGGTCTCGGAGCAGCTGCGGGAAGTCCAGGGACgcgtggggggagaggaggtcgGACAGGAAGCGTGGGTGGATGATGGTTTCAGTCTGTAAGGAGAGAGAGAGTCatgcatcacagaaacaggcccttcggcccacctggCTCATGCTGACCCAGATTCCCAACTGAGCCCGCCCCACCCCGTCCGCGCATGGCCCAGATCCCTCCCATCTCCGAGTATTTTAAACCATGTCAATGTACttgcctcatccacttcctccAGCCACATACAGAGCACCTTTAGGGAAAAATGTTGTCCCTCAGGTTCCGATTAAATCTGTCCCCTCCC
This genomic window contains:
- the LOC132381735 gene encoding uncharacterized protein LOC132381735 translates to MEGVSHSSPLGPLWGESERDQPLGPLTSHLPPPHVSATAPQQLQPTAGPSHWNPPRALILASPPLPLRWLRQPPSSGLRVISMPTGVTLCRGVVLHRPASPHITPPHPPPLPPPPRAPDSGRPWRGQVPPLLLRPLVVGPPQGSGGGVPSRPGNPPPARPPPTAGYSRGVYHNFRKWQQYKGLARAHLAQSPDTEALACFFIPVLRSLSQCRPQLGTEEGVPLAVQEWCRLSNFDRMIYYEMAEKFMEFEMEENAQWSADPVPLPAGISPGVQLVSRTKAKPEKQVMEDPGGRKAGGKGGSQRSHKQPKTPARGTGGHHQSIPLEAVEQYIEIMEALGLPPPDTEAHLREPPEEHCEEEVEILRYIEKLCSKDSFISKTETIIHPRFLSDLLSPHASLDFPQLLRDLASEAEDSKTPTAEAVSGQPTVPPILRCPSPPLARQPEATQPLPELLLSPLGQDCSYSSHLQRLALQSAHGQCTSSSVNAQALVQPPPPTVLPPESFQRVCQTPPLSPGVSQPGSHGPIVSRDCRTGPSGLTDAGMPASGQQDRQAKGSIQSWAPTGDKAQTRCPIESQGKNRASTAEAQIRAQANDQAKSRVLSKSQKQIKALAVAHADSKAPTEPQAQIMESSEAQTQMRGSTETETQNRGPNEAQGKIGGLMGDEAQIKAPALAQSQIRAKVEAQTQIMGSAEAQTQIKSLTVAQAHSEAQAEGKAPTPCQGAGNVSHGHFLPQDPMSIRDGCGEGEVAVKLEDRACWRIPQDEARSLGLLSSGQVLSCARASEKAGIGRNSPVPRTWIHVEKKKHDAVAVRRSKRMKRD